The nucleotide sequence ACTGATGAACCAGCTATGCTGTGTCTGCGGTTCCTCTCAGACAGGACCGAGATTGTGCTTTTGGCGTCGTCGTCGTTGTTGGATTTTCTCGATGATTGGTTTAGCCTCGAGGGAGTTGGAGGAGAGAAGAAaccgtttttgtttcttggtgtccCTCTTGCGGATGATGGTGTGTTTGGTTGAGTTGAGCCATTGCGGGCAAAAGATTTTGAAGCATCGTTGCGGTTAATAGAGCCCTTGACCGAGGCGGCGGCATTCTCGTTGTtgctgttttgttctttctcggAACTCTCTAGTGGACGACCAGCCATCCATCTCTCTAACCAGCTCCAACCCCATGTCGGGTTGCTTGGATCCATGAACATCGGGTTTCCAGATTTAGAGTTGTTCTTCCAGTTTTGCTGCAAAcatgaaacatatataatcattaCAACATTCAAATGAACCACAGATTCAACATCGATGTATCATTCGACAGGGGTTCGTAATACCTGATGAGAGTATGCATAAGCCAATGCCCTTTCTCTTCTCATTGTTGCCTCGTACTTGCTTAGCAAATTTGCTTCAACTTTTTCCTTTGATTGAATGCTATCATTCCAGTTATCCCCGTTCTGAGAGCAGCGACAGTAAGACAGAGAGACACTCTTAGCAATAagcaaatcaaaccaaaaattcataGTTTCAGGTAGAAACGAAGACATAACTGATTAATAGTGTAAGTACGCATCAGTTTTGATATAATGAATAATAATGCTCAGGAAACTGAATTAGTAAACTAGTACTCGGAAACCATCCTACAAAACTATATACCAACCAACTGCTAGGTAAAAGAAACCAATTGAACAAAGTTAGAAACTTTttgagtaaaagaaagaaaacaaaatcagatgaaTGTGAGAAACAGACCTTCAAGCCAGCTAACTCTTTGGCATGCTTCTGAAGGAGTTGTTTCTGGCGAGCTTGATTCTCTTCAGACATCCTGATTCTTCTAGCTCGAATCTGTGACTGTACACGAGAAAGAGTCTGCATACATTTTAGAGTATTTGCAGCTTGCCGTTTAACAACAGAACCTTCCATCAACAACTTAAGCCTGACCAACCCCCTCATCGCCCGCAGTGCTCTTCTTGCCTGATATTTCAAATGTATTACACAAGATAAGTTTCTACTCAACAAAAGCAGCTTTCTTTGAACATAATCAAGAGTCTTGTACAAACATCATATcaaagccaattcaaagagtgggGATTACTATTACATACCAAATAGCCTCTAAAGATAGTCTGAATCAAGATAGCAGCGGCTTCTTCGTTAGACTTTCCGGCAAATCGAGTAGGTTTAACACGACGAACGACTTCAGGAGCAGAAGAAGACGGAGCTACAGGGATATCAGTGGCTGTAGCATTGACAGCATCTGTTGTCGAAGGAGGGGAAAGATCCCTGTTACGTTCTTCAATCACTTCAGCTACTCTCACCTCacgtggaggaggaggaggaggagaagattgTCTGACATTATTCACCtcagaaggattagagatcacACCATTTTGTCCCTCAGCCAATTTTTGTTTCGACTTCTGAAATAAACATAACACCAAACATCAAAGATGTTactaataaagtaataatacagtataaacataagaaacaacatcaacatatatatataaagttgaaaCCTTTGAATCTGGGCTGAAAGCTTTTTTAACACTTGAAAACCATTTAGCTTTTTTCCCCATCTCTTGTTGTAATCCCTTCACAGgagcaaaaaaacaaagttgaatCTACTGATCTTGATAACGAATAGATCTCGATATATAGGAGCTGAATTAATCAATTGAACTCACTTAAACGATCTCGAATCAGGAAACGTACCTGTGAGAAGAAGACAGTGACACCAGATCTGGGAGCTCAAAAGCCTTTGAAGAGATAAAACCTGAGAGAGGGAGGAGTCAAAGCAAAAGCTCAACTTGATTTCTTCGTATCGGAGAAGACGAAAAGGGCTAAAATGAGAGAATCGATgggagagagttttttttggatctttgcTGAGGTGTGAAGATAtgttcgtctcttcttcttcttctttcacaacATTATCATAATTGcgaatgaagaagagagagagagaagacagaTAGATGGATTCAAAGCTGTGTGTGTTTGTGCGTGAAGCCACTAATTGGGCCGCTTTTATGGGCCCCACcctactcttctttttctttttaaaatttactatcTTCGTCTCCGTTTTACTCAattcttttaccttttttcctATAAACTAATCAATTAGCTTATAGAAAAAAGGTAATGATGAGTTTTGTTTCCTAAGTTTCcataaacaatattttgtaaatttttatccTAAATGATATATTAGtggataacaaaaaataattgacATGGTatattggtgttttttttaatgggatgTATGGAATTTTCTTAAAGTATCAATAACGTGTAAATAGAAAAAACTATTTGGATCTTTACCTTTTCCTGAAACTGCTATATAATTAATGAACTAGTTATGGGATCTGTAACAGTGACcatatcaaaatttcaaaattaatttttttaactttatccGGTAAGACAAGTCCTTTTCTTTTcacctaatatatataataagaataaaaaattgttgaaataaaaagtttttattcGTCTTTTCTTTTTCGATATGGGCTTCTCTTCGTCGTTTTGTGGGGTAAAAACGTAATACTACTACACTCtgtaaatatctttttaattaatcGAATTAAAGATCGTATTTTTTGTCGACAGATATCAATTATCCAATAAAATTCATCTGCTTAATAATCCGTATAAAGTATGTGTGTTTTTAATACACGCTTACATTTCTACAACCGACAAAACATgtgaacaaatatatatgtccatcAGTGTTACAGccttttatcattttaaatatgCTCTAACAAGCCACCATATACGATACTTAATACTTTCTGGATTTGATAAATCATCACAACTTGTTGATTATTGCACACCAATATCATATTGTATGCTCAGATCCAACCACACTATAGTAAGTAATCTCCAATTGATGAGCAAACATATTATTCGACTCATAATATCTTAACTTCAAATATATAAGaattcacaaacaaacaaacaatatataatggGTGAAGTGAAAACTCGTTTCATAAAACACCGTATAGTTAACTATATGCTGTAATTTTCTCAATTGTCGTATTACCATGATTTTAggtaaacttt is from Camelina sativa cultivar DH55 chromosome 20, Cs, whole genome shotgun sequence and encodes:
- the LOC104768471 gene encoding protein IQ-DOMAIN 1-like, with product MGKKAKWFSSVKKAFSPDSKKSKQKLAEGQNGVISNPSEVNNVRQSSPPPPPPREVRVAEVIEERNRDLSPPSTTDAVNATATDIPVAPSSSAPEVVRRVKPTRFAGKSNEEAAAILIQTIFRGYLARRALRAMRGLVRLKLLMEGSVVKRQAANTLKCMQTLSRVQSQIRARRIRMSEENQARQKQLLQKHAKELAGLKNGDNWNDSIQSKEKVEANLLSKYEATMRRERALAYAYSHQQNWKNNSKSGNPMFMDPSNPTWGWSWLERWMAGRPLESSEKEQNSNNENAAASVKGSINRNDASKSFARNGSTQPNTPSSARGTPRNKNGFFSPPTPSRLNQSSRKSNNDDDAKSTISVLSERNRRHSIAGSSVRDDESLAGSPALPSYMVPTKSARARLKPQSPSGGTTQENEGFTDKGSAKKRLSYPASPALPKPRRFSAPPKVESGGVAVTNGGGS